CCGAGAGGAAGGAGCCCACGGTCACGTCAGCTCGCATGTGCTTTTCGACGCTGTCCTCCAACGCGCGGGCGATGGCGTCGTAAAGCGATTGCTCACTGCCCTTGGCCACGGGCGACGCCTTGAACTCGGGGGTGAAGTAGCGCTTGGCGTCGACAGTGCCGCCCGGGCGAATGGTGACGGTGCTGCCGGATTCGACGCGGCGGATCTGCGCGTGCAGGCTCTCCGGCTCCGGCACGTACTGCAGGTCGGTGTAGTGGACGATCGCGCGGCGGTCCAGCTCCAGCCCCAGGCCCAGCTCATTGGCCATCTCGAGGATGGACTTCTTCTCGGAGGCGAACACGGTGCCCTTGTCGGTGGAGGCGAAGTACAGCGGCTTGATGCCGAACTGGTCGCGCGCGGCGAACATCGTGCGCGTCTCGGTGTCCCAGATGACAAAGCCGAACATGCCGCGCAGGTGGTTGACCACGTCGGCGCCCCAGCGGTGGAAGCCAACCACGATCGGCTCGCCGTCGCCCTCGGTGTTGAAGGTGTAGCCCTCGGCCGCGAGCTCGTCTCGCAGCTCGAGGTAGTTGTAGATCTCACCGTTAAACACGAGCGCGTAGCGGCCTGGGTTTTCGGCGGGGCCCCAGCGCAACGGCTGGTCGGAGTGTTCAATGTCGATGATCGCCAGTCGGTTGAAACCGAACACCGCGTCGTCGTCGTTCCACGTACCTGCGGCATCCGGACCGCGGTGGTACATGCAGGGCAAAGCCCTTTCCACTGCCCCTACGAAGTGAGATGCGTCATTGTTCGCGGCGAGAAAACCGACGAGACCGCACATGCGTCAATGCCTCCTATATATAAGGTCGCGCCGCTTGAGCGACGCCATCGTCCCAAGAATAGAGTTTCCCCGCCGCGCAGTGTGAACCGACCTGGCCGGTGATGGCGGCAATCGTGGTTCATCCTTTGGCGCGTCCCCGGACGGGGGCCAACTTTAGGTTGATTGTTCCCCGCGGTTTTGTGAATTGGACTACACCGGCGGTCTTGCGTGGCAGGAAGCGCGCTAAATCACGGGTCCCACCAGCGCAAAGATGGTGCGGACCTCCTTCCGACATTCTGGGCCGCCCCCGAAAGTTGTGGGCTTGCCTGTGTTTTCTTAAAGAAAAGGCACGATGATCTATTCTGATTGCGTAGGAATGCTCAGCCGTATCTATAGGGCTATCTAGTCATGGGCGTTCAATTGTTGAAGTGTGGACAGGAAGGCAGACACACGTGGAAAAGGAAAAGAACCGCAGCTTGGCCAAAAAGGTCGCAGTCGCGGGCTCGCTCCTGCTCGGCAGCTTCGCTCTGGCTGGTTGCGAGGTAGCTCCGCCGGCAGCGCTGGCCAACGTGCTCGACATGGGCTGGCCCGACCCGATCACCCCCGAGGGTGTCCAGATGTACAACTTCTGGGTGTGGGTCTGGGTTGCCGCCTGGACCATCGGCATCATCATGTGGGTGCTGTTCCTCGTCGCCATCTTCAAGTGGAACGCCAAGGCGCAGGCGAAGAAGACTGACGACGAGTTCCCGAAGCAGCTGCAGTACAACGTGCCGCTCGAGCTCGGCCTGACGATCCTCCCGATCATCATCGTCTTCGTTCTGTTCTTCTTCACCGTTCAGGCGCAGACCAAGGCAGTCGCCCTGGATAAGGACCCCGAGGTGACCGTCGACGTCACCGCATTCCAGTGGAACTGGAAGTTCGGCTACTCCCAGATTGGCGCGGACCTTTCCCCGACGGGCCAGCTCTACAACGGTGTCGACGAGGCCCGCCAAGCACAGGCTGAGGATACGAAGTTCGACGCAGAGGACTTGCCGAACGCCAACCCGATCCACGGCACCTCCACGGGCGACATGTCCTACCTCAACTACAACGTCATTGAGACCACCGGCACGACCGACGAGGTCCCGGTGCTCGTGCTACCGACCGAAACCCCGATCGAGTTCCGCCTCGCCTCCGGCGACGTGAGCCACGCATTCTGGGTTCCGGAGTTCCTGTTCAAGCGCGACGTCTACGCTCACCCGGAGTCGAACCAGCAGCAGCGTTCGTTCCAGATTGAGCGCATCGACCGCGAAGGAGCCTTCGTTGGCCGCTGTGCCGAGATGTGCGGTACCTACCACGCCATGATGAACTTCGAGGTTCGCGCCGTGTCGCCGGAGGACTTCCGCGCATACATCCAGTTCCGCAACGACAACCCGGACGCATCTAACGCCCAGGCACTTGAGTCGATCGGGCAGGATCCGTACGCGACGACCACCCGCCCGTTCAACTCTGACCGCACCGGTACCCGCGACGGCCAGAATTACACCGACCCTAACCAGAACGTCTAAGAAAGCGAAGATCAATGGGACCTGGATC
Above is a window of Corynebacterium sanguinis DNA encoding:
- a CDS encoding cytochrome c oxidase subunit II; the protein is MEKEKNRSLAKKVAVAGSLLLGSFALAGCEVAPPAALANVLDMGWPDPITPEGVQMYNFWVWVWVAAWTIGIIMWVLFLVAIFKWNAKAQAKKTDDEFPKQLQYNVPLELGLTILPIIIVFVLFFFTVQAQTKAVALDKDPEVTVDVTAFQWNWKFGYSQIGADLSPTGQLYNGVDEARQAQAEDTKFDAEDLPNANPIHGTSTGDMSYLNYNVIETTGTTDEVPVLVLPTETPIEFRLASGDVSHAFWVPEFLFKRDVYAHPESNQQQRSFQIERIDREGAFVGRCAEMCGTYHAMMNFEVRAVSPEDFRAYIQFRNDNPDASNAQALESIGQDPYATTTRPFNSDRTGTRDGQNYTDPNQNV